The genomic stretch CAGAAACAGGAGGTTTTAGGCTTATCCGCCCATGTGGATACTCTGGGAGCCATGGTCCGTTCCATTACCAAAACAGGGATGCTCACCATTGTGCCTGTGGGAGGTTTTATGATGGAGACCATCGAAGGCATGTACTGCAAGGTACATACCAGAACCGGTAAAACCTACACCGGGACCATTCTCACAAAAGAGCCGTCCGTCCACACCTATGACAATGCCAGAACTCTGGAGAGGAAGGTGAAAAATATGGAGATACGCCTGGACGAGTTGGTAGAAAACATCGATGATGTAAAGAAGCTTGAAATATCCCCTGGGGATTACATCAGCTTTGATCCCATGTTCGTCCATACGGAAAATGGATTTATCAAATCCCGCCATTTAGATGATAAAGCTTCTGTGGCAGTCCTTATGGGAGTTTTAAAGGATTTATGGGAGTCCGGGCATAAGCCGGAAAGGACCCTAAAATTAGTGATCAGCAATTACGAAGAGGTGGGATATGGCGCAAGCTGGATTCCGGAAGATATCGAGGAGTTTATTGCGGTAGACATGGGAGCTTTGGGGGATGACTTGACCGGGGATGAAAAAAAGGTATCCATCTGTGCCCAGGATTCCACCGGGCCTTATGACTATGAAATGACAAACCGCCTCATTGCCGTTGCAAAGGAGAGGGGCCTTGATTTTGCGGTTGATGTATTCCCTCACTACGGTTCTGATGTAGGAAGCGCCATCCGTGGCGGCCATGACATCTGCGGCGCTTTGATCGGCCCTGGAGTACACGCTTCCCATGGGACGGAACGGACTCATGAGAAAGGCCTGGAACAGACTCTGAAGCTGATTGAAGGGTATATTGGTCTTCCATTTTCCGGCAGGCCTTAAAAAAATATTTTCTCTTCTCTTTTTACTTTCTCTTGCAAAAAAAAGATGCTTGTGCTAGTATATAGAAAAATTTGACATAGGGGAGGAGTATACCATGGATGAGAATTATGCTGTAGCATTTCAGCTCATTATGAACGCAGGAAATTCAAAATCGCTTTCCATGATGGCGATGGAGTCTGCCAGGGAATTTAACTTTGAGGAGGCCGAAAAATACTTAAAAGAGGCGGAGCTAGAGATGAGGTCCGCTCATCAGTCCCAGATCGATTTGATCCAGCAGGAAGCCCAGGGGAATCCTGTTGATGTAAACATTATTCTGGTACATGCCCAGGATCATCTGACCATGGCAATGATGGCCAAGGATCAGGCGGCAGAGATTTTAAACCTTTATCGGATGATCAAGGATTTAAAGGATGCCATTGTAAAGTAAAAATAAATAAACATTTGCCTAATAACAGCCTTCTTGCACACTGACATAATCTCAGGAGTAAGAAGGCTTATTACAATCCAGGAAAAGGAGAGAGATTATGGAAGGAATCAAAATCGTTACCATTGGAGGCGGCTCCTCTTATACACCGGAACTGGTGGAAGGGTTTATCAAACGTTATGAAAAACTGCCTGTAAGAGAGCTTTGGCTGGTGGATATTGAAGCAGGAAGAGAAAAGCTGGAGACCGTAGGTGCCCTTGCACAGCGCATGGTTAAAAAAGCGGGACTTCCCATGAAGGTGATTCTGTCTTATGACAGGCGGGAGGCCTTAAAGGATGCAGATTATGTGACCACACAGATGAGAGTGGGGCTATTGGATGCCAGAATCAAGGATGAACGGATCCCCTTAAGCCACGGCATGATCGGCCAGGAGACAAACGGGGCGGCAGGTATGTTCAAGGCATTCCGGACCATTCCGGTAATTCTGGATATTGTAAAGGACATGAAAGAGCTTTGTCCGGAGGCATGGATGATTAACTTCACCAATCCTGCTGGAATGATCACAGAGGCAGTGTTAAGATATACGGATTATAAAAAGGTGATCGGCCTTTGCAACGTGCCGGTCAATATGGTAAATGGTTTTGCCAGACTTTTAGATGTGGAGCCGGAGCGGGTGACGATGGAGCTGTCCGGCTTAAACCACCATATTTTTGCAACCGATGTATTTGTGGATGGCCAGTCAAGGCTGGAAGAGATTCTGGAAATCTATCAGCACATCAGTTCCGAAGATGCAATTTCCATGAAGAATTTCTCTACCCTGCCATTTTCACCGGAGTTTATCCGGGGGCTTCACTGTATCCCCTGCCCCTATCACAACTATTATTACTTTACCAAAGAACAGCTGGAAGAGGAGTTAAAGGAATACAAGGAAGGCCGGGTCCGGGGCGAAGTGGTAAAAA from Lacrimispora sphenoides JCM 1415 encodes the following:
- a CDS encoding 6-phospho-beta-glucosidase, which gives rise to MEGIKIVTIGGGSSYTPELVEGFIKRYEKLPVRELWLVDIEAGREKLETVGALAQRMVKKAGLPMKVILSYDRREALKDADYVTTQMRVGLLDARIKDERIPLSHGMIGQETNGAAGMFKAFRTIPVILDIVKDMKELCPEAWMINFTNPAGMITEAVLRYTDYKKVIGLCNVPVNMVNGFARLLDVEPERVTMELSGLNHHIFATDVFVDGQSRLEEILEIYQHISSEDAISMKNFSTLPFSPEFIRGLHCIPCPYHNYYYFTKEQLEEELKEYKEGRVRGEVVKKVEEELFELYKDENLDVKPKQLEMRGGARYSDAACNLICSLHNNTGDIQYVDVRNNGTITNLPADSAVEAACIITSGGPKPIAVGELKPQINGTIQTIKTFERLVCEAAVTGNRDLAVTALNMNPLCASDHDANAVIHELLEAHKEYLPQFFKNESQE
- a CDS encoding PTS lactose/cellobiose transporter subunit IIA, which encodes MDENYAVAFQLIMNAGNSKSLSMMAMESAREFNFEEAEKYLKEAELEMRSAHQSQIDLIQQEAQGNPVDVNIILVHAQDHLTMAMMAKDQAAEILNLYRMIKDLKDAIVK
- a CDS encoding M42 family metallopeptidase, which codes for METMSYVTSILEKIVNIPSPSGYTREVMNAIQEEAAKFGFTSVYNKKGGLIIKVPGQKQEVLGLSAHVDTLGAMVRSITKTGMLTIVPVGGFMMETIEGMYCKVHTRTGKTYTGTILTKEPSVHTYDNARTLERKVKNMEIRLDELVENIDDVKKLEISPGDYISFDPMFVHTENGFIKSRHLDDKASVAVLMGVLKDLWESGHKPERTLKLVISNYEEVGYGASWIPEDIEEFIAVDMGALGDDLTGDEKKVSICAQDSTGPYDYEMTNRLIAVAKERGLDFAVDVFPHYGSDVGSAIRGGHDICGALIGPGVHASHGTERTHEKGLEQTLKLIEGYIGLPFSGRP